In a single window of the Candidatus Krumholzibacteriia bacterium genome:
- a CDS encoding DNA topoisomerase IV subunit A, which yields MAGKKVLDRIRQEARKVEKAAIEGDKPLMRFPIRSLSNVRYDPKIGHFAIKSGRKERALTVGTVKTFAQTLKMLSLSKDLLEANDIATKREAYYVSKNWGEARFHDQPESDTVLEDVEALFGVNREQLGFIPEEKGGDVAGNLVVIDRDSDTGKKLRIDCTKFGSGAYSIPISVEHLEFETDAKFILAIETAGMFQRLVKHNYWKQAGAVLVSMGGVPTRACRRFIRRLADEKKIPVYVFVDGDPYGITNIYRTLKVGSGNAAHLNEYFCVPQARFLGIMPRDIRDYDLPTHPLKEVDVKRAKDALKNDPFVQHYKQWQKALEEMIRMGVRAEQQALAKHGLNYVIEEYLPRKLSHPEKFLP from the coding sequence ATGGCAGGCAAGAAAGTACTCGACCGGATTCGCCAGGAAGCCCGCAAGGTGGAAAAAGCTGCCATCGAAGGTGACAAGCCCCTGATGCGTTTTCCCATCCGCAGCCTGTCCAATGTCCGTTACGATCCAAAGATAGGGCATTTCGCCATCAAGTCCGGCAGGAAGGAGCGGGCCCTGACCGTGGGCACGGTGAAGACCTTCGCGCAGACCCTGAAGATGTTGAGCCTCTCCAAGGATCTCCTCGAGGCCAATGACATCGCCACGAAGCGAGAGGCTTATTATGTCTCGAAGAACTGGGGAGAAGCCCGCTTCCACGACCAGCCCGAGAGTGACACGGTGCTGGAGGATGTCGAGGCTCTCTTCGGCGTGAATCGCGAGCAGTTGGGTTTCATCCCCGAGGAAAAGGGGGGCGATGTCGCCGGCAATCTCGTGGTCATCGACCGGGACAGCGACACGGGCAAGAAACTGCGCATCGATTGCACGAAATTCGGCAGCGGAGCCTATTCGATTCCCATCAGTGTGGAGCATCTCGAGTTCGAGACGGACGCAAAGTTCATCCTTGCGATTGAGACTGCGGGAATGTTCCAGCGTCTGGTGAAGCACAACTACTGGAAACAGGCTGGGGCCGTTCTGGTCAGCATGGGCGGCGTGCCCACCCGCGCCTGCCGTCGTTTCATCCGTCGCCTTGCTGACGAGAAGAAGATCCCTGTTTATGTCTTCGTCGATGGTGATCCTTACGGGATTACGAACATTTACCGTACCCTGAAAGTGGGCAGTGGCAATGCCGCCCACCTGAACGAGTATTTTTGCGTGCCACAGGCGCGTTTTTTGGGCATTATGCCCCGGGACATTCGCGACTACGATCTTCCCACTCATCCCCTCAAAGAGGTGGATGTGAAAAGAGCGAAGGATGCCCTGAAGAATGACCCCTTTGTGCAGCATTACAAGCAGTGGCAAAAGGCTCTTGAGGAAATGATCCGAATGGGGGTGCGTGCCGAACAGCAGGCCCTGGCCAAGCATGGACTGAACTATGTGATCGAGGAGTATCTTCCCCGGAAACTGAGTCATCCGGAGAAGTTTCTCCCCTGA
- a CDS encoding acetyl-CoA carboxylase carboxyltransferase subunit alpha, with protein MNGSWLDFEKPIVELESQIKDLRSFADGQKMEVSDELRRLEEKADKLRHEIYGNLSRWQRVQLARHPQRPYTLDYIERIFTDFQELHGDRNFRDDPAIVGGTALLGGQPVMVIGHQKGRETRENIRRNFGMPNPEGYRKALRLMEMASRFSRPIITFVDTPGAYPGIGAEERGQAEAIARNLREMSRLEVPVIAVITGEGGSGGALALAVGDRVLMLENSIYAVISPEGCASILWKDASKREEAAEALRLSSRDLAEMEIIDRVIPEPLGGAHRDQAGMSLKLKEALIEEIASLSTRSPESLISSRIEKISRMGVFDEAEPT; from the coding sequence GTGAACGGCAGCTGGCTGGATTTTGAAAAACCCATTGTGGAACTGGAGAGCCAGATCAAGGATCTGCGTTCCTTTGCCGATGGGCAGAAGATGGAAGTGAGCGATGAATTGCGTCGTCTGGAGGAGAAGGCCGACAAGCTTCGCCACGAGATCTACGGCAATCTGAGCAGATGGCAGAGAGTCCAGCTTGCTCGCCATCCCCAACGACCCTATACGCTTGACTACATTGAGCGCATCTTTACGGATTTTCAGGAACTGCATGGTGACCGGAATTTCAGAGACGACCCGGCCATTGTCGGGGGGACGGCTTTGCTCGGGGGGCAACCGGTCATGGTCATCGGCCATCAAAAGGGGCGGGAAACCCGCGAGAATATCCGGCGCAATTTCGGCATGCCCAATCCCGAAGGCTATCGCAAGGCGCTTCGCCTGATGGAAATGGCCTCCCGTTTCTCTCGACCCATTATCACCTTTGTGGACACTCCGGGTGCCTATCCCGGAATCGGCGCGGAGGAGAGGGGGCAGGCGGAGGCCATTGCCCGGAATCTGAGGGAGATGAGTCGCCTGGAGGTACCTGTCATTGCGGTCATCACGGGGGAAGGCGGAAGCGGCGGCGCTCTGGCTCTGGCCGTGGGAGACCGGGTGCTGATGCTGGAGAATTCCATCTACGCCGTGATCAGTCCCGAGGGTTGCGCCTCCATTCTCTGGAAAGATGCCAGCAAGCGGGAGGAAGCGGCCGAGGCTCTTCGCCTGAGCAGCCGGGATCTTGCAGAAATGGAAATCATTGATCGCGTGATTCCCGAGCCTCTGGGAGGTGCCCATCGGGACCAGGCTGGGATGTCCCTGAAATTGAAAGAGGCACTCATTGAGGAAATAGCCTCCCTTTCAACACGAAGTCCCGAGTCCCTGATTTCCAGCAGAATTGAGAAGATCAGTCGAATGGGTGTCTTTGACGAAGCGGAACCGACTTGA
- a CDS encoding Trm112 family protein, with protein sequence MDPELLKILACPHCRASLREEGKDELVCEGCRRRYPVIDGIPELLPESAKEGE encoded by the coding sequence ATGGATCCGGAACTTCTGAAAATCCTTGCCTGTCCCCACTGCAGGGCTTCCTTGCGGGAGGAAGGCAAAGATGAGCTGGTTTGCGAAGGCTGCCGCCGCCGCTATCCGGTGATCGACGGTATTCCCGAGCTTCTTCCGGAAAGTGCGAAAGAGGGGGAATGA
- a CDS encoding C25 family cysteine peptidase — MRKALILLSLFPALLPAVGMQDVLLQLSSEGTEIPASCTVALPAQGAARILSLELDGVSVSTDRARLSEPFVHRGVRAANLFVEASSPAWKEASVHLFFEQAFGEGPLPDEPTLSLFANSAQARISRPSGQNRHRSEDEIFDGTGRWIRLDYQEEGFYRLDYEDLLIYGVSWDVDPSSFRLLLPPQSPLPFEIGDGFSSWQEGWTLREMPIQVLGGESFGPDTELRFHLTSLDGFASDLDLQSDPDQYRRHPYAVWATAYLTWGEEEGLRLESRAENLSAYPALLESVPVKLHRERNLIYDNHSLHEDGWAWDYFVVSSQPTLFRDEAALLWPRADRPFRLRVGYDAPLISGEPYGPHHVRAYLGSPDPENLLVDESFSITSVMSQMLLEGEGTPAAISDGQNRMDFWLELPKDQMPRDYGYLLWYELEYETRFRTRYSSPFSFIIPSGSNSVVFSCAGWNGEPEVWDISDPFLPFRISGGAFAGDSLTLEVEASDARHLVLMDPGFSGSFRSFDRIRQVLPRPLRHESLPHMIVIYHDEFRDAAERYADWRSGSFPLIGQGEVETVSISDVYANFSGGMQDVAALRNFIKYRYETPGCRLAYILLLGDASSDYRNFSGVEVGDSGSNCLVPALSDRFRAEPMSSSYTTDDYFVCMDPEDDNLSQEVPDIALGRLPAASRQAAELMVDFVIAYESETEPGVWKNRAILAADDYFERCGQADGINHTAQAEYLVENAIPTELDLQKIYLCEYDCDYSGFKPEAQTDLTSALQSGVSFFNFVGHGGGDVLADEQLLLTQNLYSLENGTRRFLFISASCNVGAFDDPVGESMSEVMISRSEGGAIATIAASDLTSATFNNKLNKNILQALFPGGKVGEAVPLGSVLLRAKVRTQQVDYSHGGIGGSNERYSLLGDPALCLSLPTCSVEFENGEPDSLLVGEKTRVRGRVIRDGIFAPDFSGEVHLSVRASDDTTGHDWEQYGNPHHIDFHLPGTEVFRGSFPVQEGVFESPEFNFPRGAAIGNYGSVRAFVLGEEEALGKRVSLPVLEGELPDDSEAPSVELSLPGNAVNAVAGTEIHLRASDESGINLVGGSPRAAVFLETVEIAEVEDLTGAFEYDSGSATEGEARSRISSELEAGQYTLVASVADNLGNVGRDTLSIRVMEEGTRALLAVQPFPNPFRRVCSLTFELTGSAEVSLSIYTISGRKIRSFRESFENGGRHSLEWDGRDSEGGSVANGTYLYRLLADFGTGDLSRREVQGALVKMN, encoded by the coding sequence ATGAGAAAAGCACTGATTCTTCTTTCCCTTTTCCCGGCCCTGCTCCCTGCAGTCGGGATGCAGGATGTCCTTCTTCAGCTCTCTTCGGAGGGGACGGAGATTCCGGCTTCCTGCACGGTGGCTCTGCCCGCTCAGGGTGCTGCCAGGATTCTCTCCCTGGAACTGGACGGGGTGTCCGTTTCCACCGACAGAGCCAGACTGAGTGAGCCCTTTGTCCATCGGGGAGTCCGGGCCGCCAATCTCTTTGTGGAAGCTTCTTCCCCCGCCTGGAAGGAAGCGAGCGTTCACCTCTTTTTCGAACAGGCCTTCGGAGAAGGTCCGCTTCCGGACGAACCCACCCTGTCACTTTTTGCAAATTCCGCACAGGCCCGCATCAGTCGTCCTTCGGGGCAGAATCGCCACCGCAGTGAAGATGAAATCTTTGACGGGACGGGACGCTGGATTCGACTCGACTACCAGGAAGAGGGATTCTATCGACTCGACTACGAGGATCTCCTGATCTACGGGGTCTCCTGGGATGTGGATCCTTCGAGCTTCCGGCTCCTCCTTCCTCCCCAGTCACCCCTTCCTTTTGAAATCGGGGACGGATTCTCCTCTTGGCAGGAGGGCTGGACACTCCGTGAGATGCCGATACAGGTTCTCGGCGGGGAGAGCTTCGGTCCGGATACGGAACTTCGCTTTCACCTCACTTCTCTCGATGGCTTTGCCAGCGACCTTGATCTTCAGTCAGACCCCGATCAGTATCGTCGCCATCCCTATGCCGTCTGGGCCACGGCCTACCTCACATGGGGCGAAGAAGAGGGGCTTCGCCTGGAGTCCCGGGCGGAAAACCTTTCAGCTTATCCGGCACTTCTTGAGTCTGTTCCCGTGAAACTGCACCGGGAGCGGAACCTGATCTACGATAACCACTCCCTTCATGAGGACGGCTGGGCCTGGGATTACTTCGTGGTGTCCAGCCAACCCACCCTATTTCGCGATGAAGCAGCACTGCTCTGGCCCCGTGCGGATCGTCCTTTCCGTCTGAGGGTCGGCTATGATGCCCCACTGATCAGTGGGGAGCCCTACGGGCCTCACCATGTTCGCGCCTATCTCGGTTCGCCGGATCCGGAGAACCTGTTGGTCGATGAGTCCTTTAGCATTACCTCGGTGATGAGCCAGATGCTGCTGGAGGGAGAAGGCACCCCTGCGGCAATCTCCGATGGGCAGAATCGCATGGACTTCTGGCTGGAGTTGCCCAAGGATCAGATGCCTCGTGACTACGGTTACCTGCTTTGGTACGAACTGGAGTATGAGACCCGGTTCCGCACCCGCTACTCCTCTCCCTTCAGCTTCATCATTCCTTCGGGCAGTAATTCCGTCGTCTTCTCCTGCGCGGGATGGAACGGCGAGCCGGAGGTCTGGGACATCAGTGATCCTTTCCTGCCCTTCCGGATTTCAGGGGGCGCATTTGCCGGGGACAGCCTGACTCTGGAAGTAGAGGCCAGCGACGCACGCCACCTCGTCTTGATGGACCCCGGTTTCTCCGGCAGCTTCCGAAGCTTTGACCGCATTCGTCAGGTTCTTCCCCGCCCGCTTCGCCACGAATCCCTTCCGCACATGATTGTTATTTACCATGACGAATTCCGCGATGCGGCCGAGCGCTACGCCGACTGGCGATCAGGGAGTTTCCCCCTGATCGGGCAGGGCGAAGTCGAAACCGTTTCGATCAGCGATGTCTATGCGAATTTCAGTGGAGGCATGCAGGATGTCGCCGCCCTGAGGAACTTCATCAAGTACCGCTATGAGACTCCGGGATGCCGTCTGGCCTATATTCTCCTGCTCGGGGACGCCAGCAGTGATTACCGGAACTTCTCGGGCGTGGAAGTGGGAGATAGCGGAAGCAACTGTCTTGTTCCTGCTCTCAGCGACCGCTTTCGCGCAGAGCCGATGTCTTCTTCCTATACCACCGATGACTATTTCGTCTGCATGGATCCGGAAGATGACAACCTGTCTCAGGAAGTCCCGGACATCGCTCTTGGTCGGCTGCCGGCTGCCAGCAGACAGGCCGCCGAACTCATGGTGGATTTTGTGATTGCCTATGAGTCTGAAACAGAGCCGGGAGTCTGGAAGAACCGGGCGATTCTTGCTGCCGATGATTACTTCGAGAGGTGCGGCCAGGCCGACGGCATCAATCACACGGCGCAGGCCGAGTACCTGGTGGAGAATGCCATCCCGACAGAACTGGACCTCCAGAAGATCTACCTTTGCGAATACGATTGTGACTATTCCGGTTTCAAGCCGGAAGCACAAACTGACCTGACATCCGCCCTTCAGTCGGGAGTGAGTTTTTTCAACTTTGTGGGTCACGGCGGTGGAGATGTGCTGGCGGACGAGCAGTTGCTCTTGACCCAGAACCTCTACTCTCTGGAGAACGGAACCCGGCGCTTTCTCTTTATCTCCGCCTCTTGCAATGTCGGCGCCTTTGACGATCCCGTGGGCGAAAGTATGAGTGAGGTCATGATCTCCCGCTCCGAAGGCGGAGCCATTGCCACCATTGCCGCGAGTGATCTGACAAGCGCGACCTTCAACAACAAGCTGAACAAGAACATCCTCCAGGCTCTTTTCCCGGGCGGGAAGGTGGGAGAAGCCGTTCCCCTGGGTTCCGTGCTTCTAAGGGCCAAGGTGCGGACCCAGCAGGTGGATTATTCTCATGGCGGGATCGGAGGCAGCAATGAGCGCTACTCACTTCTTGGCGATCCGGCACTTTGCCTGAGCCTCCCGACCTGTTCAGTCGAGTTTGAAAACGGGGAGCCGGATTCCCTGCTTGTGGGGGAGAAGACCCGGGTTCGCGGGCGCGTGATTCGTGACGGGATCTTTGCTCCCGACTTCTCCGGAGAAGTTCATCTGAGTGTCCGGGCCTCGGACGACACGACAGGCCATGACTGGGAGCAGTACGGAAACCCGCATCACATTGACTTCCATCTTCCGGGCACCGAGGTCTTTCGGGGGAGTTTTCCGGTGCAGGAAGGTGTCTTTGAATCCCCGGAGTTCAATTTCCCCCGGGGAGCCGCCATCGGTAATTACGGCAGCGTACGGGCCTTCGTTCTGGGGGAGGAGGAGGCTCTGGGCAAACGGGTCTCCCTTCCGGTGCTCGAAGGAGAACTGCCCGATGACAGTGAGGCTCCTTCGGTGGAACTCTCCCTGCCCGGCAATGCGGTCAATGCGGTGGCGGGCACGGAGATCCACCTTCGTGCTTCCGACGAGTCCGGGATCAATCTCGTGGGAGGAAGTCCCCGGGCGGCTGTCTTCCTGGAAACCGTGGAAATCGCAGAGGTGGAAGACCTGACCGGGGCCTTCGAGTACGATTCCGGCTCGGCCACCGAGGGAGAGGCCCGCAGCAGAATCTCTTCGGAACTGGAGGCGGGGCAGTACACCCTCGTGGCTTCGGTGGCCGACAATCTCGGAAATGTGGGGCGAGACACCCTCTCCATCCGGGTGATGGAGGAGGGGACCCGGGCTCTTCTTGCGGTGCAGCCTTTTCCGAATCCCTTCCGCAGGGTCTGCTCTCTCACCTTCGAACTGACCGGATCCGCGGAGGTCTCCCTGTCGATCTATACGATTTCCGGTCGGAAAATCCGCAGCTTCCGGGAAAGTTTCGAAAACGGGGGCCGCCATTCCCTGGAATGGGACGGGCGCGACTCTGAAGGCGGCTCCGTGGCCAATGGTACCTATCTCTATCGCCTGCTTGCTGACTTTGGAACCGGGGACCTCTCGCGAAGGGAGGTCCAGGGGGCACTTGTGAAGATGAATTGA
- a CDS encoding PorV/PorQ family protein, producing MNRFPLQLRLLSLAILLPLLASSAWGSVAGAHSLQIPPGARANGLGEASVAIAQDATAAWWNPAGLAFLRGKTLGLMHSQLVPDLADDIYYEYLGWVSHLESWGTYSANLIFLSYGESDITYDSPESQGTFSSYEFSPSIAYGMQLNENTAIGLGLKYVRVDLAPIEAVHDFNREGAGSSIAVDFGFMRYFGSTSLGFVLSNFGPNISFINEEQSDPLPRHFKLGGARTWYLPEGLGHVLATADFNKMLVPGGPVTWNGGVEFQYSDLMALRMGYVHDPDGDITDLTFGAGFHVSLGSRELYLDYANIPQASDLDRVHRFSLEMELGVPGIDGP from the coding sequence ATGAATCGTTTCCCGCTGCAGCTTCGCTTGCTCAGTCTGGCCATTCTGCTTCCCCTGCTGGCCTCTTCTGCCTGGGGGAGCGTGGCGGGCGCCCATAGTCTCCAGATCCCGCCGGGCGCTCGCGCCAACGGACTGGGAGAGGCATCGGTGGCGATTGCCCAGGATGCCACAGCCGCCTGGTGGAACCCTGCGGGACTGGCCTTTCTCCGGGGCAAGACTCTGGGCCTGATGCACAGCCAGCTCGTGCCGGATTTGGCCGATGACATCTACTATGAGTACCTCGGCTGGGTCTCTCATCTGGAAAGCTGGGGGACCTACTCGGCAAACCTGATTTTCCTCTCCTATGGAGAGAGCGATATTACCTATGACAGCCCCGAGTCCCAGGGAACCTTCTCTTCCTACGAGTTTTCCCCTTCCATTGCCTATGGAATGCAGCTCAATGAGAACACGGCGATTGGTCTGGGGCTGAAGTATGTGCGGGTGGATCTTGCGCCGATTGAGGCCGTTCACGACTTCAACCGCGAAGGCGCGGGCAGCTCGATTGCTGTGGACTTCGGCTTCATGCGCTACTTCGGCAGCACCTCCCTGGGGTTTGTCCTTAGCAATTTTGGCCCAAACATCAGTTTCATCAATGAAGAACAGAGCGACCCTCTTCCCCGCCACTTCAAGCTCGGGGGAGCCAGAACCTGGTACCTTCCCGAGGGTCTCGGGCATGTGCTGGCCACGGCAGATTTCAACAAGATGCTGGTTCCCGGCGGCCCGGTCACCTGGAACGGGGGGGTCGAGTTCCAGTACTCGGATCTGATGGCTCTTCGCATGGGCTATGTCCACGACCCGGACGGAGACATCACGGATCTTACCTTCGGAGCCGGTTTCCATGTGAGTCTCGGGAGCCGGGAGCTCTATCTTGACTATGCGAACATTCCCCAGGCTTCGGATCTGGATCGGGTACACCGCTTCTCCCTGGAAATGGAACTGGGAGTGCCGGGAATCGACGGTCCCTAA